actcttcgaaaccgacagtccaaatgaggcgacattggcgacatgtcgtgctgtttcgtggatgcagcacagttcgttcgaagcttctgtagcttcgtaacggcagcgttattcgtactcgccgatattacacagtgacccaatatgcagtcggcgctgtgctaccacgactcttcgaaaccgacagtccaaatgatgcgacatgtcgtgctgtttcgtggatgcagcacagttcgttcgaagcttctgtagcttcgtaacggcaacgttattcgtactcgccgatattacacagtgatttgtacacaccacacagccacaaggaatcgcaacggttctcccactgcgtgcacgcgtgtaggcgccgacagtcattttcgattttgaaacgctgcacaaaataaatgctttatttatttaggcgtagtgtatttaacaacaaaacgataacgttagcatttcatgtatttttttctaagttttctttttgtgacgtcatcatgcgtggcagcagcggactccacttggggtcgtctgctgccacgtgcgtgcacccagcgccggcctttttcattctgcgatcgttttaagggcagcggagcagcgtttgtcaccttccgtgcctgccgaagtctcctactcagctaccaaggtatgacagctacatcgatttcttgtttaattcgtttgggtattgaaatgtgttttcttcacaggtgccaggatgcctagactgcgggagaagccgcacgcgcgaaaaagagcgtcgctggaaacaaagacgatattcgaggacttcggatctcgcaccggcagccagcagtcaacagctcgagaattcgcaactctagaactgtgcagtggcgcgcataccccgcacgcatgcattaacatgtgcgttcgggctgtccctgcaaacatttgcacgccttgtgatgctggtcgctgcaccgaggcgacatcggaagttcaggacggtggttgtgacactacgcgcactaaggacaatgtgccttgcttccctgatggatatactctacgtgacgcttcggatggttcacttcgctgtgagaacggaacaggatcccttaggagaggtgtacgcacaagtcaatgcgggttttctggtaagcaggaccccggagtctacgtttgctttagctaccgcggactcttcatcggcgccctttgattctcctggcaaacagcttctcctggctaatgcgctcatgatcagagctgtagccgtcagtagcggcaagatcgcctgctgatctctacgaaaataaaaagctccttttaaaaaagtgaagaatatattagttgtttttatctacgagtttgtttaatatcgtgagaatatggtcactacggccacggcggggacattgtaaacgagagtacgcattcgatggccaagtgagttttaataattgtaagaacgcactacgccatgagaaagagctattgtttaaagaaagtgaagaatatattgattgttcttcagtaatagttcgtttagccacgtcagaatgtggagacattgggaacgagagtacgcatttgacggcaagttgacttacgagaacgcactacgtcgcgaataacatttaagctgcaataccattaagcatgtccgtgtggcaccccgcgaatgacaagtttaaggcattagccagttaatgtcattttttgtgcccgtgtcgcagagtgctagtgaagtgatgtagtcaagattaattccttcatgtcatttctgttgctttcgctgcttaataatgctaattgatgtgttgttgctctttctttttattccatgctgcaaactcaaatgtcaaagcagggtgggcaataagtatttttgttctgctgttctctaccttgttgtgctattgaaattgcaagttttcttctttatccgtgtatttatttgttctttgaacagtacgcatatatctgcttattggtctttttatgtatatgtataaggtgacaataaacgtttaattgtatttggaagttggtgtaagttcatttctcgtttatttaaaacaagaatgcattcaagcattagaccaatgtaatatatataatggtccggtgcttgaatgtgtcccggccactattgtcgcttcaaggcatgtgtatatctggaatatcccctggaagacacacacacacacacacacacacacacacacacacacacacacacacacacacacacacacatatatatatatatgaataaatatatatatatgaatatatatatttatctatacatatatatatatatatatcctgaacgtcccctgaatgtccatgctggatgtccgcgtcggacgtactacggatgccaaagcgattacctttggatttcccagggacgtccctcggacgtacgtcggacattcatggatatcccacggacatcccgaatatccagaaaggacgtccgtcggacgtcgcccggatatccgtggttacttgggtagAGTCTATGCAGGAGTACCCATTTATTTAGGTCAATAAATTTAGTCAAAACCACCTGGGGTacttgtgcacctaaatctacatcACAAGTATGTATTTTGCACCCCTTTGGAATGCAGAGACTGCGGCAGGGAAACAAATTCAAAACATTGTGCTCAGCTGCAGGATACCATAGCCACAGCAGTGGGTTGTAAACAAATCCAAAGTAGTTGTGTCCACATGGGAATATGTCACTGTCATGGCTAGACAGTAAGGGTGCAGGGTAGCCCGAGTTTTCTGTGCTGATGAAAATGCTATGCAATTTTCTCACAGAGACTTTCGTAAAGCAATACATTTTATAAGCATTCACACCACAGATGTCACTGAAGCACCAAATTGTATACATCAGTGTCCTTAAAACATGGATCTTTGCCTTGGTTATATTACCCACTGTATAAAAACTGAAAACTCTATATTGCCACATAAATGAAGCTCCTGTTTGCTCCAACAGTGAAATGTACTAAAGCATTTCCATGGCATTGGTCCATTGAATGAAGCAAAAGATTTCATGGCCAGGACTTTTCAAGCAAACATTGCAATTGTCCTATTCCAAGATTCCTCTGGGCCTACTCCAATATCTCGGAATATTTCCACAGGAGTAGTGGTCTACATAGATAAAATATACACAGCTGTCCGACCGACTCGTGGCTTGCCTAAGTTTTCAAAGCCAAGGTGCGCTATGTGAATAATATGAAACGAACTATGTTGGaagcttaagagaaagcttttgctcgggtgctcctatctaaatacatgtaaaaggagaattcgtttttctcggcaaccactgcaccaaatttgacggggtttgttgtatttaaaggaaaaaaacgtaaaatttagtgactgttggtttcgaattttcgatttaggtcgtgaatattttattaaaaattcgcGAAAATCGTaaaatttcagaaaacgaaactatgaagttcacaactcagcaacgaaaaatgataatacaattatgTGAAATGCATCTAATGgtatatctaaagcggacaaaattgatatgttacacatgaatctcaaaaaatttattatgtcattacaacttttgcagaaccctcgtaaacaatgtaacaaattcacgtaagatgtaaaatgacatatcaaattcgtccgctttgaatgatataatggatgccgtttacataaccgcaatatctgttcttgatgcagagctattagtttgtaaactcgAATTCGTGCTTCTATATGTTTCAAACTTCTTAATTTTTGATCTTTTAAAAAAacttcaagccctaaatcaaaattcagcttccaacagtcactagaatttaactttctctcttaaatgcaacaaatttcattaaaatcagtccaggggttatctcagaaaaaacgtttttgcgatttggaccacgaaagacgcaagcgagggCGATATGTagaacagacttcaaggggcggtggaggcaatcgaaaatcatctagagggcaccggacttcaatgctcgccggaaaaatcggaactgctgctctaccgccccaggaggttcggcaaaccgtccagagacgtagcggaactacacaaaaggggaatcagattaaccacgaggaaaggcacggagataccccatggtccaaaagattagagtcctgggtctctggatcgaagccaggggaacaaacacggaaactataacacgcctggaaaagaaagtcacgGCGGCCATTCGGCTGATACAGTCTCCAACAACAGGAGAGGCATTACagaaagaaacgtcgtacggctcgttcaggccttcgcgatcagccacgtcgcgtacgtggcggcattcgtccactggaacaaggccgagaaagacaggatcgacgcgctcattagaaaagcgtacagaacagcactgggtctcccccaatacacaagaaacgaaaggttgctacaactcggggtgcataacacgctggagaTCGCAGAAACACACAGAATAGCGGAACTCGAaactctccggaaccaaggcgggcagagaaatgatggaaaagatcggcataaactaccacggaataaacggccccaagatgcagattcaccctgacgtccgagccgcaattgACACGGAAAATATcacgaagaacatgcaccccgtgcacaatgtcgagagaagaaaatgccacACGAAAGATTCTCAAAAAccacggcgcgcgggagggggtgctcttcgtagacgccgcgcggtaccccctgtaggggttgaaggacggacttcgcggatgaaaaccaaacttgggagggtttatttacatattatgtacagggaggtgagagacaagtagccgtcgtacagacattacgggccggcagcaactcggacgctgcggcccgcggcaagaagttcgagagaggtgaatatcagggaatcagggactgtcccagaatgctcaggtctctctggaaggcttcttataaacccttcgagcactgtaagtcacgtcatgtttgaccaatgggagagtccgctccgatgacgccactttcagccaatggtaggcgcccgtgtcgcggtgtcacacctggcggctctctgcggtcttgcctcgcagactggcaatgcacttctaacgaggagaaggggagggctgctcatgctccattgtccgaggcccacctgctaatcccggcggcgcacgaacttgttggcatggcacgtgaacttgttgccttaaacttgtttgctcggccgctcctctggaatgtccCAGTGACAACAATGACATCCACAGGATGTCCTTGGGAAATCTTGAAAGGATATGCGGATATCCCTAGGACGTGCTAAGAAACTCCCGCGGACATCCCTCGCATATCTTTTTGGCCGCAGTTTCTGTATCCCACGGAGGTCCGCAGGAAATCCCTGTGGATTTTCATTGGCCTCGATGAGGACATTGGTCAAATATGAAATGTCCTATAGGATATTTACAGGACTTGAAGAGAACATATTCATCCTTTTTGTCGAGTGGTATGGGATGTCCATGGGAATTTTTACAGGACTCGACAAGGACATAGTTGTAAATGATTCTTGTAGACAAACAGGTATTCTTGCAGGCAGCTTGGATGCATTAAAGGCGCCCAAAGCTACCCAGGAAGACCAAGCAGTGTGCAGTTAAAAGGAAATAGAAATATTGTTGCCTTGCCTGCACAACTCTAACAATGGGTACAAATATGCCTTGTCGGAAGGTTGCTTCAGTCACTAGAAATGCAAGAAAGTTGCATGCAAAACGTGGCAAACATGAGTACATAATTTTTGTAGCAGTCATAATTCTATTCATACGAGTGTAGTGTTGATAGAGTTCCAGTAAATTTCGAGGTATATATACCTCGCTGAACAGAGCTTCAACATCAAATATAATTTTATTTTAGGAATTACAAAATTCTCAGTCAATATGACAGACACGCACACTAATCAAAAGCTCTGCACTTAACTTGTGCATACCATGTGCACTTTCATTACGAGTAACTAGTCATTTTGTAAACTGCACAATGATATTTCCACACAAACACATTTCAAAACAGCATAGTTATAACAATATTGTGAACAAAACTACCATCTCAAAAACTtacagaaataaaattttaagaaAATATGTAAAGCTTTGGCATTCAAAAGGGGTACAAAGGTTGTGCATACATCAGAAAGGCCATTTTTTTATTGGCAATGATTGACACGCTTGTGATGTAAATAAATGCAATAACAGTTCACAAGAAGCGGAAAGGACTAGTTTCACACATTGCATAGACACTGTTTTCATGTCAAAAGCATCAGGCTAGCTGCTACAAAAAATTTATCTGACTAGGAGTGGGGCGCACACAGTAAAGAGAGGGTCGAAAGACAGGAATTTCTTTCTGGCTAGCAAAAGCAGACCAAAATCTGTGCACACCTTGTAACAGAAGGAAATTTCACGGCATTCGTAATATCAAAATGCGGCAGCTATATTGGTGCTTGTAATATGCCAAGATAAAACATTCCTGACGTATTGCAAAAGCCTACCAGGAAATGTGCAAGAAAAGGACAACATCGAAAATACAATGCTAAAAACACGCCAACTGAATAAAAACTGAATTGAATGATCTGAATGAAAAACAATAATAGATACAATTACGAACTTAGCGACAAAGGACTTTCAAATGAGGCCTTTCAGCCAATGGCATCGACCAGTTCCGACAATGTCGCGATTAATCCGCTCGCATGAAATCGCAGGTGACTGCAAGTAGCTTGGTGGCGGTAAATGGGAATAATGCAAAATCTGGTCGACACCATTGATTGGAGGGTCTCCATAGAAGGGTATTTACCACTGCATTCCTGATCAGCATCctgcataaaaataaaaaaggcttCACAGAAACACTTGGAAGAGCTGGTAGGCTTTTAGTATTCAGGTGAGGTACATTTGCTAGTTTGGGACAGCCATAAAACTTGAGAAACAAGCCGTAACCTGATCCGCTAATAGGAGAACAGGCTAAGGTGAAGTACAAGGGGATGGACACACATTATGCAGTAAAAAATAGTTTTACACTGCCAGTGCTCTTGGTAGTCTGTAAGGAACCACAAGACACCGCTGCAACACAAGGAAACAATTATGCAAAAAAATCAAAAGAAGCAGTTTACCCCATTTTAAAAGTAAACAATAATTACAAAATAATCAGTACAATGTGGGGCACCCAAGAAAATGTGCAAAGCAAGATTGTTTGCAAGATACTGTCCACGACTAGTGGCATACAACATGGAAAATAGAGCTAAATTTACAGGTCAGAATCGTCATTGTCCGCTTCTATGTCCAGCAGCCTGTGGGACGTTTCCTCCATGATGCTTGCTTCTCCCAGGTcagttggaagtgctgcttcgtCATTGGTTCTGCAAGTTAACATCAACATCTCCATGAGGCTAGCGCTACAAGTATGTAGTTGTGATTTCCGCAAAGTAAATTTAAAATACAACCTTCGACTTCACATAATAATTATGTCATCCTGTTTTAAATCAGAGAATTTTTGCATTGTTTTCATTCCAATAACAATCCTGAAAGCGGCAAGACTCGCATTTGGCACAAGTCTTCACCATGAGTATACATGCCTGTGAACAATCATTGGCCAATGACATGCTGCCAATGATTTAAGGGGGGAAGCGGGGATCAGATCGCGATTTTcgcgaaaaaaatcgatttttgaAAAGTACGCTTTTCAGAATCTACAGCATCATTTCTATCTTGTACTGAAATATTTCACCGAAAAACAAACTCTAAGCacttaaaataaatatatttgtcGACGCCGGCGTCCACAAGTCCGCCCGAAATCGCGAAAAAGCCGCGAAGTTCAACGCGCGACTGCTCGGCTTTCCCGCCACGGAGCGCCGCCATTTTGGTATCGTTGGAAAGCCCGACTCTTTGACTATTTGTCCCAGCCCTTCCCTTCCTTCCCTGCCAGCCAGCAGGCATGTCTTTTCTGACCTGAAAAAAATGTCCGCAAAATGCACTGCAGCTGCCAATGCCACTGTCAAGCAGCTGTTTTTGTATGCTGCAAACAGATGAGTAATGGGAACAttgttaaaaaaatggctgtggcttaggtaaggttaagcccaggatgcgaagcatactagcctttattttagttgttgaaccactgtttagcctggtgaactgctgttgcttggctatatttggttcggctagacgaagaaacaactcatgcattacttcttcgccttcaagagtggaacgcgacagcgttcccgtcgacccgccaaggggtgtaagacaatgggctacagggcagcgactacgcgccccgcattggacgcggtgagcgtcgagcaaagcagcgttcggcgcggcaacgaaatgtgcgcctgagcaagagacgcacgccttagaaacagcgcgtttctaaggcaacaccgcattcactagaggcgcttttgtaccgctttgaagcgttgtactcgtggctcagtggtagcgtctccgtcccacactccggagaccctggttcgattcccacccagcccgtcttgcaagagttgagccaaagccacttctcctctgtcgtgacgtcacggtgtcacgtgatttcatggtcaccgccgcgcctgaggagctgggttgagccctcgtaatatgcttcgcataatattttAACGCAACGCTTTTAATGTGATCCCCAACTTTGTATTCATGAAACCAAAGATGGGAAATTTAATTCATCCCGATTAATTTACTTTGCAATACATCTCCCTCTCAACAATTTTCAGTAGGTTGCCGTCACCTAGAACACGTCCTTTCTAAAACCTTGGTTCAGCTTAGTTGAACAGCTAGTGTGCAAAGGTTCACGCAATAATATATTGTGTGTACAAATCTATTACTACATTTTTACATTCTTTTAATTGCCTTAGCTGCACTGAAATTGCAGATCCTTACCACTTAGCAGTTCACAGGCTGCAAAAGGCATTCTGGGAGGTGTTGGTGGAGTTGGAAGACTGTATGGCTCAACAGACTCATCTGAGCTGCTATCGAACTGCCgctttttcttcctcctccttggCTCGTCAGGGTCTGTATCCAAGTTTGACGTGAGCTCTGCTTTGGAGAGCTTATTTCTTGCTTCTTTATAAttatctagaaaaaaaaacagatatcattatttataaaaaaaagcaaacctTAAAGTGCTGAACAAACTGGTACAAATTTCCTTAATAAAAATGCACAACTTACCATACATACCAAGAACCACACATGTGGTTTGAATCCATCCTGAACCTGGCTCAGTGCAGCTCCTCACCATCTCTTGCACATTTTTAGCTTTTTGTGGCCACATACACATTCCACCACGTATCCAGCTGCGTCGTACCACAGCAACAGCATCTCCTTCGTCAGGAAACTTGACAATGGCAAAATCTCCATCTttgaagaaaacaataaacattcTTTACAAATGATATGCGCTCAGTGGCAAGCGAAAGAAATTACACTGATAATTAAAGATGCATAGTAGTCTGATAGCAGTCATTCACATGAAAAGACCTTTCTGAACCAATGAAATGAATGCAATATGGAACAGGGTGTGAAAATTCAACATACaagcaactgcaaaaaaaaaatagattgtGCGGTGGTATATTTAACTAGAACAAGAAACAGAGCCTCGCTTAGGCAAAAGGGGAGAACTACTGGTTATGGTTGCCACATGACACTACAAACATTCACATAGCCTTTGCTGATTTCACACATCATTCCCTGCCCACTTGCTCAAGTCCGTGCAACCAAACTCATAATACAACCACTGTATTTTTAAACTACTTTAATTGCAGTCCAGCAACCCAATCATTTAGTTTCTGTTCGCTTCTTTTTTAATGAAAATAGCTAATCCTTTTACAAGCATAGTTTAGAGTAAGACAACCATATGTACATTATTTATTGGTATAGCAACTGTACAGGCTCACATATATgccgggaaaaaaaaacagcaaggcaTCCCTAGAAAATAATATTTGCCGATAAAAAAAACAAGGTGTTGTAGAATAAAAACCAAAATTATCATAGAAAGAGGAAAGCCTAAACCCTATTTATAAGCTTCACTGCCAGGAGAGATTTGCGAGTATTACTGAACATGACTTCGCTGACTTATCTCCCAAAAAGAGGCATATCCAGAAAAGCAAACAATTCTAAGTGAAACACCAAGGCAACATTATTGAACATGTAAAAGAGGAAAAATGGCAAA
This Dermacentor albipictus isolate Rhodes 1998 colony chromosome 1, USDA_Dalb.pri_finalv2, whole genome shotgun sequence DNA region includes the following protein-coding sequences:
- the LOC139054347 gene encoding uncharacterized protein isoform X2; translation: MSTSKDGDFAIVKFPDEGDAVAVVRRSWIRGGMCMWPQKAKNVQEMVRSCTEPGSGWIQTTCVVLGMYDNYKEARNKLSKAELTSNLDTDPDEPRRRKKKRQFDSSSDESVEPYSLPTPPTPPRMPFAACELLSEPMTKQHFQLTWEKQASWRKRPTGCWT